The following proteins are co-located in the Streptomyces sp. NBC_00435 genome:
- a CDS encoding polyprenyl synthetase family protein, whose protein sequence is MTVVGPFGLSVRDQALETDVQAGLAAVEAGLLEATKSEVPFITEAAQHLVRAGGKRFRPLLVMLASRFGDPYAPGIVPSAVVVELTHLATLYHDDVMDEADVRRGVDSANARWGNSVAVLTGDFLFARASHILADLGPEAVRIQAEAFERLVTGQILETAGPRDGRDPVEHYLDVMAGKTSSLVAVSCRFGALMSGADEMVVDVLTQYGERLGLAFQLADDVLDIASDSHESGKTPGTDLREGIPTLPVLRLREMAAQGGDPDDLDLVRLLDSDLTDDARHAEALARLRVHPALEQARRDTIQYAEEARAMLVPLPECFAKSALVELCDAVVHRAG, encoded by the coding sequence GTGACCGTCGTCGGGCCGTTCGGACTGAGCGTGCGGGACCAGGCTCTTGAGACCGATGTCCAGGCCGGACTGGCCGCCGTCGAGGCGGGTCTGCTGGAAGCCACCAAGAGCGAAGTCCCCTTCATCACCGAGGCCGCACAGCATCTGGTGCGTGCCGGAGGCAAGCGGTTCCGGCCGCTGCTGGTCATGCTCGCCTCCCGATTCGGCGATCCCTACGCGCCGGGGATCGTCCCCTCCGCCGTCGTCGTGGAGCTCACCCACCTGGCGACGCTCTACCACGACGACGTCATGGACGAGGCGGACGTGCGCCGCGGCGTGGACAGCGCGAACGCCCGCTGGGGCAACTCCGTGGCCGTCCTGACGGGTGACTTCCTGTTCGCCCGCGCCTCGCACATACTGGCCGACCTCGGGCCCGAGGCCGTGCGGATCCAGGCCGAGGCGTTCGAGCGGCTGGTGACGGGTCAGATCCTGGAAACGGCCGGTCCGCGCGACGGCCGCGACCCCGTCGAGCACTACCTGGACGTCATGGCCGGCAAGACCAGTTCGCTGGTCGCCGTCTCCTGCCGGTTCGGCGCGCTGATGTCCGGCGCCGACGAGATGGTCGTCGACGTCCTCACGCAGTACGGGGAGCGCCTCGGCCTCGCCTTCCAGCTCGCCGACGACGTCCTCGACATCGCCTCCGACTCGCACGAGTCCGGCAAGACCCCGGGCACCGACCTGCGCGAGGGCATCCCGACGCTGCCCGTACTGCGGCTGCGCGAGATGGCGGCCCAGGGCGGCGACCCGGACGACCTGGACCTCGTACGGCTCCTGGACAGCGACCTGACGGACGACGCCCGGCACGCCGAGGCGCTGGCCCGGCTGCGGGTCCACCCCGCCCTGGAGCAGGCGCGCCGGGACACCATCCAGTACGCGGAGGAGGCGCGGGCCATGCTCGTCCCGCTGCCGGAGTGCTTCGCGAAGTCGGCGCTGGTGGAGCTGTGCGACGCGGTGGTCCACCGCGCGGGCTGA
- a CDS encoding peptide MFS transporter, with protein sequence MSRTATDIDEPSDPEADQPPPGDDHAFLGHPRGLATLSGLEVWERFSFLGMQAILVLYFADTVANGGLGMNPGTAASVSAAYGTMVYLVSVAGGWLADRILGSYRAVLWGGILIACGHYAMAVPTAAMTWVGLGLISAGTGLLKPNVASMVGKLYRTDDQRRDAGFALYYMGINIGAFAGPLITAWLGEHKGWHWGFSAAAVGMTAGLIQYVAGRRHLAGRKHSAEFALAPDAMRTAVLRIAGGIVVVAALATLLAVLGWLTMGRFVDLLTLISVIAPIVYFAVMFRSSRVTDEERGRLRPYVVLFLASVAFNFILFQAYSTMMLLASTNARTEILGFTFPAGWYASALGAFEVLLAPVVAALWVRMGRRQPHASNKIAIGVILGGLSFLLMVIPTSGHSGDTYKMATWWIIGSYLLLGLGDILLETSGMSATTKLAPKAFASQTMALWFLSLALANGIQAQVVKLYGQVSNPAYFGVNGAIAVAVGLAVIACAPWLKRTMHPVH encoded by the coding sequence TTGTCCAGAACTGCGACCGATATAGACGAGCCTTCCGATCCGGAGGCGGACCAGCCGCCGCCCGGGGACGACCACGCCTTCCTCGGGCACCCCCGGGGCCTCGCCACGCTCTCCGGACTGGAGGTCTGGGAGCGCTTCTCGTTCCTGGGCATGCAGGCCATCCTCGTCCTCTACTTCGCGGACACGGTGGCCAACGGCGGCCTGGGGATGAACCCGGGCACCGCGGCCTCCGTCTCGGCGGCCTACGGGACCATGGTCTACCTCGTCTCCGTCGCCGGCGGGTGGCTCGCCGACCGGATCCTCGGTTCGTACCGCGCCGTTCTCTGGGGCGGCATCCTGATCGCCTGCGGCCACTACGCCATGGCCGTGCCGACCGCCGCCATGACCTGGGTGGGCCTCGGCCTGATCAGCGCGGGGACCGGCCTGCTCAAGCCGAACGTGGCCAGCATGGTCGGCAAGCTGTACCGGACGGACGACCAGCGGCGCGACGCCGGCTTCGCCCTCTACTACATGGGCATCAACATCGGCGCCTTCGCCGGCCCGCTGATCACCGCCTGGCTCGGCGAGCACAAGGGCTGGCACTGGGGCTTCTCCGCCGCCGCCGTCGGCATGACCGCGGGCCTGATCCAGTACGTCGCCGGACGCCGCCACCTGGCCGGGCGCAAGCACTCCGCCGAGTTCGCGCTGGCCCCCGACGCGATGCGCACCGCCGTGCTCAGGATCGCCGGCGGGATCGTGGTCGTCGCCGCGCTCGCCACTCTTCTGGCGGTACTGGGCTGGCTGACGATGGGCCGGTTCGTGGACCTGCTCACCCTGATCTCGGTGATCGCGCCGATCGTCTACTTCGCGGTCATGTTCCGCAGCTCCCGGGTGACCGACGAGGAGCGGGGGCGCCTGCGCCCGTACGTGGTGCTCTTCCTGGCCTCGGTGGCCTTCAACTTCATCCTCTTCCAGGCGTACTCGACGATGATGCTGCTCGCCTCGACGAACGCCCGCACCGAGATCCTCGGCTTCACCTTCCCGGCGGGCTGGTACGCCTCCGCGCTCGGCGCGTTCGAGGTGCTCCTGGCCCCGGTGGTCGCCGCGCTCTGGGTCCGGATGGGCCGCCGGCAGCCGCACGCCTCCAACAAGATCGCCATCGGTGTGATCCTGGGCGGCCTGTCCTTCCTCCTGATGGTCATCCCGACCTCGGGGCACAGCGGCGACACGTACAAGATGGCCACCTGGTGGATCATCGGCTCCTACCTGCTGCTCGGGCTCGGCGACATCCTGCTGGAGACCTCCGGCATGTCGGCCACCACGAAGCTCGCCCCGAAGGCCTTCGCCAGCCAGACCATGGCGCTGTGGTTCCTCTCCCTGGCGCTGGCCAACGGCATCCAGGCGCAGGTGGTCAAGTTGTACGGCCAGGTCTCCAACCCCGCCTACTTCGGCGTCAACGGCGCCATCGCCGTCGCGGTGGGACTGGCCGTGATCGCCTGCGCGCCGTGGCTTAAGCGCACGATGCACCCCGTTCACTGA
- a CDS encoding CocE/NonD family hydrolase produces the protein MIIRTDFPYRTTHEDVRIPMRDGVELYARIWRPVTDEPVPALLEYLPYRLTDWTAPRDWQRHPWYAGHGYASVRVDVRGHGCSGGDPGDEYDARELADGVAVVEWLAAQPWCSGSVGMFGISWGGFNSLQIAALAPEPLKAVVTVCSTDDRFDNDVHYMGGSLLAVDMHAWAATMLAFASRPPDPLYAGEGWRTQWLNRLGAVEPLLHTWLSHQTRDAYWRHGSVCEDYGAIGAAVLAVGGWHDPYRDTVLRLASALPADRVRGLIGPWSHQYPDRGLPPGPAIGFLQETLRWWDHWLKGKDTGVMDEPLLRSWISESHPPATTYGTLPGRWVGDPSWPSPNVDPVSYAFQGAPVVVASPQHTGVDAGRFFPFGNDADLPPDQREEDAKSACFEFPVGEGSGPLEILGRPVVRLRLRMDVPYGQVVARLCDVAPDGASTLVTRGVLNLSARQGRDKAAPWPVGSYEDVSFELNGIGHSFPPGHRIRLALSSAYWPWIWPRAGSERGWTLDPAGSAVELPVRDASSDGEPILFEAPEQSEPLGVSYPETLDGPRPERLVVRDVARGVWRLEVDPRYGGTRVYPDGLEFSEDAREVYEIQEADALSARTHSEWTVRLHRPELGWDVSVVTRSEISCDEGGFLTSNEVVCREGDEVLFHRTWERRLPRAAV, from the coding sequence ATGATCATCCGCACCGATTTCCCCTACCGGACCACCCACGAGGACGTCCGGATCCCGATGCGGGACGGCGTAGAGCTGTACGCCCGCATCTGGCGGCCGGTGACGGACGAGCCCGTCCCGGCACTGCTGGAGTACCTCCCGTACCGGCTCACCGACTGGACCGCGCCGCGCGACTGGCAGCGCCACCCCTGGTACGCGGGGCACGGCTACGCCTCCGTACGGGTCGACGTGCGCGGCCACGGGTGCAGCGGTGGCGACCCGGGCGACGAGTACGACGCCCGGGAACTCGCCGACGGCGTCGCGGTGGTGGAGTGGCTGGCCGCCCAGCCCTGGTGCTCGGGGTCCGTGGGGATGTTCGGGATCTCCTGGGGCGGCTTCAACAGCCTCCAGATCGCGGCGCTGGCCCCGGAGCCGCTGAAGGCGGTGGTCACCGTCTGCTCCACGGACGACCGCTTCGACAACGACGTGCACTACATGGGCGGCTCGCTGCTCGCCGTGGACATGCACGCGTGGGCGGCGACCATGCTCGCCTTCGCCTCCCGCCCGCCGGACCCGCTCTACGCCGGCGAGGGCTGGCGCACCCAGTGGCTGAACCGCCTCGGCGCGGTCGAACCCCTCCTGCACACCTGGCTCTCCCACCAGACCCGCGACGCGTACTGGCGCCACGGCAGCGTCTGCGAGGACTACGGGGCGATCGGCGCGGCCGTCCTCGCCGTCGGCGGCTGGCACGACCCGTACCGCGACACCGTGCTGCGGCTGGCCTCCGCGCTCCCCGCCGACCGGGTACGGGGCCTGATCGGCCCGTGGTCGCACCAGTACCCCGACCGGGGGCTGCCACCGGGGCCCGCCATCGGCTTCCTCCAGGAAACCCTTCGCTGGTGGGACCACTGGCTCAAGGGCAAGGACACCGGCGTCATGGACGAGCCGCTGCTGCGCTCCTGGATCTCCGAGTCGCACCCGCCCGCGACCACGTACGGGACCCTGCCGGGCCGGTGGGTCGGCGACCCGTCCTGGCCCTCGCCGAACGTGGACCCGGTCTCGTACGCCTTCCAGGGCGCGCCGGTCGTCGTGGCCTCCCCGCAGCACACCGGAGTGGACGCGGGCCGTTTCTTCCCCTTCGGCAACGACGCCGACCTGCCCCCGGACCAGCGCGAGGAGGACGCGAAATCCGCCTGCTTCGAGTTCCCGGTGGGCGAGGGCTCCGGGCCGCTGGAGATCCTGGGCCGGCCGGTGGTCCGGCTGCGCCTGCGGATGGACGTCCCGTACGGGCAGGTCGTGGCGAGGCTGTGCGACGTGGCTCCGGACGGGGCCTCGACGCTGGTCACGCGGGGCGTGCTGAACCTGTCCGCCCGGCAGGGCCGGGACAAGGCGGCGCCGTGGCCCGTGGGCTCGTACGAGGACGTGAGCTTCGAGCTGAACGGCATCGGCCACTCCTTCCCGCCGGGCCACCGGATCCGCCTCGCCCTGTCCTCCGCCTACTGGCCGTGGATCTGGCCGCGGGCCGGGTCGGAGCGGGGCTGGACCCTGGACCCGGCGGGCAGCGCGGTGGAACTCCCGGTGCGCGACGCGTCGTCCGACGGGGAGCCGATCCTCTTCGAGGCCCCGGAGCAGTCCGAGCCGCTGGGGGTCTCCTACCCGGAGACCCTGGACGGGCCGAGGCCGGAGCGGCTGGTCGTACGGGACGTCGCGCGCGGGGTGTGGCGCCTGGAGGTCGACCCGCGGTACGGCGGGACGCGGGTGTATCCGGACGGGCTGGAGTTCAGCGAGGACGCGCGGGAGGTGTACGAGATCCAGGAGGCGGACGCGCTGTCGGCCCGTACCCACTCGGAGTGGACCGTGCGGCTGCACCGGCCGGAGCTGGGCTGGGACGTCTCGGTGGTCACCCGGTCCGAGATCTCGTGCGACGAGGGCGGCTTCCTGACCTCGAACGAGGTGGTCTGCCGGGAGGGCGACGAGGTCCTCTTCCACCGCACGTGGGAACGCCGGCTGCCGCGGGCAGCGGTCTGA